The following proteins are encoded in a genomic region of Dialister hominis:
- a CDS encoding OadG family protein, which yields METPGPLSICITNMVIVFAVLIFLAFVIQLIHVVDPTKNKKK from the coding sequence ATGGAAACTCCGGGCCCACTTTCAATTTGTATTACCAACATGGTTATTGTATTTGCCGTACTGATTTTCCTGGCATTCGTTATTCAGCTCATCCACGTTGTGGATCCGACCAAGAATAAGAAAAAATAA
- a CDS encoding sodium ion-translocating decarboxylase subunit beta, which translates to MDGFMRALVSVWTDSGFAALTWENVVMILVGLVLLYLAIAKEYEPLLLLPIAFGDIMANFPNTGFETDMGVMMAIGFGIKYEIFPPLIFMGVGAMTDFGPLIANPKTVLLGAAAQIGVFVALAGAMMLGFNVQEAASIGIIGGADGPTAIYLTTKLAPHLLGAIAVAAYSYMSLVPLIQPPIMKLCTTKAQRSIKMVNLRPVTHFEKVAFPIVVAIVVSLLLPPVAALMGCLCLGNLFEVSGVTARLSDTAQNALCNIVTIFLATGTGLTMTGDKFLRIQTIEIIVLGLIAFAAGTAGGVLFGQIMRIASGNKVNPLIGSAGVSAVPMAARVSQVVGLKDNPSNYLLMQAMGPNVAGVIGTAVAAGTMLAQFGG; encoded by the coding sequence ATGGATGGCTTTATGAGAGCACTCGTTTCCGTATGGACAGACTCCGGCTTTGCCGCTCTGACCTGGGAAAACGTGGTTATGATTCTGGTAGGACTTGTCCTGCTGTACCTGGCAATCGCAAAAGAATATGAACCTCTTCTGCTTCTGCCAATCGCATTCGGCGATATTATGGCTAACTTCCCGAACACCGGCTTTGAAACCGATATGGGCGTTATGATGGCCATTGGATTTGGTATTAAGTATGAAATTTTCCCGCCGCTGATTTTCATGGGCGTAGGTGCCATGACGGACTTTGGTCCGCTTATCGCTAACCCGAAGACGGTTCTTCTGGGCGCAGCTGCTCAGATCGGCGTATTCGTCGCTCTGGCCGGCGCTATGATGCTCGGCTTCAACGTTCAGGAAGCAGCTTCCATCGGTATCATCGGTGGTGCTGACGGCCCGACCGCTATTTACCTGACAACTAAACTGGCTCCACACCTCTTGGGTGCTATCGCAGTTGCCGCTTACTCTTACATGTCCCTGGTTCCGCTGATTCAGCCGCCAATCATGAAGCTCTGCACCACAAAAGCACAGCGCTCCATTAAGATGGTCAACCTTCGTCCTGTAACTCACTTCGAAAAGGTTGCTTTCCCGATCGTCGTAGCAATCGTCGTTTCCCTGCTTCTGCCGCCAGTAGCAGCCCTGATGGGATGCCTCTGCCTTGGCAACCTGTTTGAAGTTTCCGGTGTTACCGCTCGTCTGTCCGATACCGCTCAGAACGCACTGTGCAACATCGTTACCATTTTCCTTGCAACCGGCACAGGCCTGACCATGACCGGCGACAAGTTCCTTCGTATCCAGACCATCGAAATCATCGTTCTCGGCCTGATCGCATTCGCAGCTGGCACCGCTGGCGGCGTCCTCTTCGGTCAGATCATGAGAATCGCATCTGGCAACAAGGTAAACCCGCTGATCGGTTCCGCGGGCGTATCTGCAGTTCCGATGGCAGCTCGTGTATCTCAGGTTGTAGGTCTGAAAGACAACCCGTCCAACTACCTGCTGATGCAGGCAATGGGCCCGAACGTAGCAGGCGTTATCGGTACTGCAGTTGCTGCAGGCACCATGCTGGCTCAGTTCGGAGGCTGA
- a CDS encoding ISL3 family transposase, whose product MYSYGAFSVLIKDFPDLPKQKKYIEFSGHRFRCTSCGKTITEDIPCQCPFTRVTWDMALWIIHLLKCHTSISAISAMLSVHWSTIQKIQKHIMDKALAAFETCLKKSNYRPRYLAVDEFAIHKGHRYATCVMDLETGFILWAGLGRSMSDFEHFFKSIGLSLLSRLKAVAMDMNASFNRLFQKYCPKAPIVYDRYHMQAQFGRDVMGAVRLEEAQKHRQEAEALKEYTKETNNPELQKMSREKSHEERKLYTELKKSRWILLKKDDHLNERQKTHLLDILSEHRDLAICYAMKQEMTRLFTLTDYEEALAGWTKWIQAGLESGIPALVKFARQKQKRIKGLAAHALYPINTGKLEGFNNKIKVLKRIGYGYRNMDYFFTLIRFHSLPKNYSSPKFP is encoded by the coding sequence ATGTATAGTTATGGGGCTTTTTCTGTACTCATCAAGGATTTTCCAGATCTTCCTAAGCAAAAGAAGTATATAGAGTTCTCGGGGCACAGATTCCGCTGCACATCCTGCGGGAAGACCATAACGGAAGATATCCCCTGCCAATGCCCTTTCACACGCGTTACTTGGGATATGGCCTTGTGGATTATCCATCTGCTTAAGTGTCATACATCCATTTCTGCCATTTCGGCCATGCTCTCTGTACATTGGAGTACCATACAGAAAATACAAAAGCATATCATGGATAAGGCGTTGGCTGCCTTTGAAACCTGCCTGAAGAAAAGTAACTATCGCCCACGGTATTTGGCCGTAGATGAGTTCGCTATCCATAAGGGCCATCGCTATGCCACCTGCGTTATGGATTTGGAAACGGGATTCATCTTGTGGGCCGGCCTGGGCCGCTCCATGTCAGATTTTGAGCACTTCTTTAAGAGCATTGGCCTTTCGCTTCTTTCCAGGCTAAAAGCGGTGGCCATGGATATGAACGCATCCTTTAACAGGCTGTTCCAGAAATATTGTCCGAAGGCCCCCATCGTTTATGACCGGTACCATATGCAGGCACAGTTTGGGCGTGATGTTATGGGAGCCGTGCGCCTGGAGGAAGCACAAAAGCATAGGCAGGAAGCAGAAGCATTAAAGGAATATACGAAAGAAACTAATAATCCAGAGCTCCAGAAGATGTCCAGGGAAAAGAGCCATGAAGAAAGGAAGCTTTATACCGAATTGAAGAAATCCCGATGGATACTGTTAAAGAAGGACGACCACCTGAATGAAAGGCAGAAAACTCATCTGTTGGATATCCTGAGCGAGCATAGGGATTTGGCGATTTGTTATGCCATGAAGCAGGAGATGACTCGTCTGTTCACATTGACTGACTATGAAGAAGCTCTCGCCGGATGGACAAAATGGATTCAGGCTGGACTGGAGAGCGGGATTCCTGCCCTGGTAAAGTTTGCCCGGCAAAAGCAGAAGCGAATCAAGGGACTGGCTGCTCATGCCCTGTATCCTATCAATACGGGGAAGCTTGAAGGATTCAATAATAAGATCAAGGTACTAAAAAGAATCGGATATGGGTACCGAAACATGGATTATTTCTTTACCCTTATCCGATTCCATTCTTTACCTAAAAATTATTCATCCCCCAAATTTCCGTGA